The Epilithonimonas zeae genome contains a region encoding:
- the pnuC gene encoding nicotinamide riboside transporter PnuC: MNFLEELTAQYQSYETYLIVLEVIATVFGLLSVYFSIKKNIWVYPTGIISTVLFIYIMFVFGLLGDMLINVYYTVMSIYGWILWSKSSEDHIHVEVKKASKNDWNFGSALFFGSLLFVGLIYYFKPFIDNQFSMEGVKLGLYHLDWANYTDIVTTSLFLVGMYFMAKRNLENWIFWIVADIVCVPMMLYKGLGFTALQYLIFTAMAIIGYLEWKKNLVKS, from the coding sequence ATGAATTTTCTCGAAGAACTCACTGCTCAATATCAATCTTACGAAACTTATTTGATTGTTTTAGAAGTCATTGCAACTGTATTCGGTTTACTTAGCGTTTACTTTTCCATCAAAAAAAACATCTGGGTTTATCCTACAGGGATCATTTCTACGGTCCTTTTCATTTATATTATGTTTGTCTTTGGACTTTTGGGAGATATGCTCATCAATGTTTATTATACAGTTATGAGTATTTATGGCTGGATTCTTTGGTCAAAAAGTTCAGAAGACCACATCCACGTAGAAGTAAAAAAAGCAAGTAAGAACGATTGGAATTTCGGAAGTGCTTTATTTTTTGGAAGCCTCCTTTTTGTTGGATTAATCTATTACTTCAAACCTTTTATCGATAATCAGTTTTCTATGGAAGGCGTCAAACTAGGACTTTATCACCTCGATTGGGCGAATTACACGGATATTGTCACCACCTCATTATTCCTTGTCGGAATGTATTTTATGGCCAAAAGAAATCTTGAAAACTGGATATTCTGGATTGTTGCGGATATAGTTTGCGTTCCAATGATGCTTTACAAAGGTCTGGGATTTACAGCGCTGCAATATTTGATTTTCACAGCAATGGCAATCATTGGTTATCTGGAATGGAAGAAAAACTTAGTTAAGTCCTGA
- a CDS encoding response regulator transcription factor, translating into MTEHKNRILIVEDEVLISFSVKRMLEPFFLSEIAHDYEEAKLLLSHKLFDLVLIDISLSGEKTGLDLAQFINNNISIPFIFTTALTDPSTLEKVTNLKPSAYLSKPVESVNLITAINLALANQDNIFKIEIGKQVYYFQSKDFLFAEADHIYVEIYLKSGKNQILRTTMSYLEEVFPSKYFKRINRSVAVNPYHISKIVNDKLHLEDKVFKISKHF; encoded by the coding sequence ATGACTGAGCATAAAAACAGAATACTGATTGTAGAAGATGAGGTCTTGATTTCGTTCTCTGTCAAAAGAATGCTGGAGCCGTTTTTCTTGTCCGAGATTGCCCACGATTATGAAGAAGCAAAACTGTTGTTGTCTCACAAATTATTTGATTTGGTTTTGATTGATATTTCGCTTTCCGGAGAGAAGACGGGATTGGATTTGGCGCAATTCATCAATAATAATATTTCGATTCCATTCATTTTTACAACCGCTTTGACCGATCCAAGTACACTCGAAAAAGTGACTAATCTGAAACCTTCTGCCTACCTTTCAAAACCTGTTGAAAGTGTGAATTTGATCACAGCGATTAATCTTGCATTGGCCAATCAGGATAATATCTTCAAGATTGAGATTGGCAAACAGGTCTATTATTTCCAATCCAAAGATTTTCTTTTTGCAGAAGCTGACCATATCTATGTCGAAATCTATTTGAAGTCCGGTAAAAATCAAATTCTAAGAACAACGATGTCCTATCTGGAAGAGGTTTTCCCTTCTAAATATTTTAAACGGATTAACCGAAGCGTAGCCGTTAATCCATATCATATTTCAAAAATCGTGAATGATAAATTGCATTTGGAAGATAAGGTTTTCAAGATTTCCAAACATTTCTAA
- a CDS encoding T9SS type A sorting domain-containing protein has product MKKINSLLVMVLLIFSNAFDAQTSTEHFETESHASSSFTDNGVIFNIISHIGTFQVQGNFPGTGWNGTANDNRYIDNSYTTDSPASFSIKTTSNLFKVNRFWMFLSALNLDLNVAGTLTITGKLSGITKFTQTKTNGFATSFGSSNGYTLIDLTNLNGQNYSNIIIDQLQITLGGAFRYAGLDAFTWVKDSGIVIDPNALTVSAGAQTNVSCNGGSNGSATVNVSGGTAPYTYSWSPSGGTNVTASGLAAGNYTVTVKDAANATKTQSFTITEPTVLAATTSSSPASCGSNNGTASVTPSGGTSPYTYLWSNGAITSSVSNLASGNYSVTITDAKGCIITRNFEINGQLPSAPAIRLSFNNGETLSKFTVIGQGIKWYATEANAIAHTNVLPGTTLISNNSTYYATQTVDGCESKIALAINAYNETLNVSDINKNSQITLYPNPVKDVLNLASESKMDKVIISDYSGRKLLEKSLNGSKIVDVQSLVKGTYLIQIFTEKGAETIKFVKD; this is encoded by the coding sequence ATGAAAAAAATCAATTCTTTGTTGGTAATGGTTTTATTAATCTTTTCCAATGCTTTTGATGCACAAACAAGTACAGAACATTTTGAAACCGAATCGCACGCAAGCAGTTCTTTTACGGACAATGGTGTGATTTTCAATATTATTTCCCACATAGGTACGTTCCAAGTACAGGGTAATTTTCCTGGAACAGGCTGGAACGGAACAGCAAATGATAATAGATACATTGATAACTCATACACGACAGATAGTCCAGCTTCTTTTAGCATTAAAACAACATCTAATTTATTCAAAGTTAATAGATTTTGGATGTTTTTATCTGCATTAAATCTTGATTTAAATGTTGCCGGAACCCTTACTATTACTGGTAAATTATCTGGAATTACCAAATTTACTCAGACCAAAACGAATGGTTTTGCTACTTCTTTTGGAAGCTCAAATGGTTATACCTTAATTGATTTGACAAATCTGAATGGTCAGAACTATTCTAATATCATCATAGATCAGCTTCAGATTACTTTGGGTGGAGCTTTTAGATATGCGGGTTTAGACGCCTTCACTTGGGTTAAGGATTCGGGTATTGTAATTGATCCTAATGCCCTTACTGTAAGTGCCGGAGCGCAGACAAATGTTAGCTGTAATGGTGGATCCAATGGTAGTGCTACTGTCAATGTTTCTGGGGGAACAGCACCTTACACCTATAGCTGGTCTCCAAGTGGAGGTACTAATGTTACGGCTAGCGGACTTGCTGCGGGAAATTACACTGTCACAGTAAAAGATGCTGCTAATGCGACAAAAACTCAAAGTTTTACCATTACGGAGCCTACTGTTTTGGCTGCAACTACAAGTTCCTCACCTGCAAGTTGTGGAAGTAATAATGGTACAGCTTCGGTAACTCCAAGTGGTGGAACATCTCCTTATACTTATCTATGGTCTAATGGAGCAATTACTAGTTCTGTTTCCAATCTGGCTTCAGGGAATTATAGTGTTACAATAACAGATGCCAAAGGATGTATTATTACACGTAATTTTGAAATTAATGGACAATTGCCATCTGCTCCGGCTATCAGACTTAGCTTCAACAATGGAGAAACGTTATCAAAGTTTACTGTAATAGGTCAAGGTATCAAATGGTATGCGACAGAAGCCAATGCTATAGCTCATACCAACGTACTGCCTGGTACAACATTAATCAGCAACAATTCAACTTACTACGCTACACAAACTGTCGATGGTTGCGAATCCAAGATCGCTTTAGCAATTAATGCTTATAATGAAACCTTGAACGTTTCTGACATTAATAAGAATTCTCAGATCACACTATATCCCAATCCGGTAAAAGATGTTTTGAATCTAGCTTCGGAAAGCAAAATGGATAAAGTTATTATTTCCGATTATTCAGGAAGAAAACTATTGGAAAAATCTTTGAATGGTAGTAAGATTGTAGATGTTCAATCTTTGGTTAAAGGAACTTACCTTATTCAAATCTTTACCGAAAAAGGTGCAGAAACCATCAAGTTTGTTAAGGATTAA
- a CDS encoding T9SS type A sorting domain-containing protein, whose product MKTFLFFLSCLLIPACVGAQISPSLNGIVYVNAAVIDGAETGSSWSNASKNLKQVVTAANSNPAIKEIWVAKGTYYPSITSNRDEFFYITRNDLKIYGGFIGTETALSQRDIVANETILSGDIGTVGSASDNSYHIMIIDAYDSAIDNSTQIDGFIFQDGNASAGSVLNNYFPRYTGSAILVYPSIANNSPLISNNIFKNNSQFQLGALAIEANTSGANVTRVENCSFYSNYAKYAGGALDVFNHYGTDQNIEIKGCRFEENVVDNGSQGGANGGLGAAIFAYGNNNILINKSKFINNKIGPFTQYAGAYKGTAIAVRNGSSVTLVNSLVYSDQIYIPFYNNASSLSFINSTVYNPDGGTILATVNPILNLIQNSIFWMGGNSVNTIDGAGATVTANNSIILPKYNVTLNGSNNYTTDPLFKDIAGKDFTLQTSSSGINHGNNSFYDASKYGNYDLSDKSRIEETTIDIGAFELQPTLSISDINEGKSITIYPNPVKDILNLKTQEKILKVEIISLEGKKIISKNMTGEMNVDLKSLSKGIYLIQIYTAKDIESFKFIKE is encoded by the coding sequence ATGAAAACATTTCTATTCTTTCTTTCTTGTTTGTTGATTCCTGCTTGTGTTGGTGCGCAGATTTCACCAAGTCTTAACGGTATTGTTTATGTCAATGCGGCTGTAATTGATGGTGCAGAAACGGGTTCTTCGTGGTCCAATGCTTCTAAAAATTTGAAACAGGTCGTTACGGCTGCCAACTCTAATCCAGCAATCAAAGAAATCTGGGTTGCCAAGGGAACTTATTATCCTTCTATTACTTCCAACAGAGATGAGTTTTTTTACATTACCCGAAATGATTTGAAGATTTACGGCGGTTTTATAGGAACAGAAACTGCTTTGTCACAGAGAGATATTGTTGCTAACGAGACGATTCTTAGTGGTGATATTGGAACTGTAGGATCTGCTTCTGATAACAGTTATCATATCATGATTATCGATGCGTATGATTCAGCGATTGACAATTCTACACAGATAGATGGTTTTATTTTTCAGGATGGAAATGCAAGCGCCGGATCTGTTTTGAATAATTATTTTCCAAGATATACAGGAAGCGCAATTCTGGTTTATCCTTCGATTGCGAATAATTCTCCGTTGATATCCAATAATATATTTAAGAATAACTCGCAGTTTCAGTTAGGAGCTTTGGCAATCGAAGCTAATACGTCAGGAGCTAATGTCACGCGAGTAGAGAACTGTTCTTTCTATAGCAATTACGCAAAATATGCAGGTGGAGCGCTCGATGTTTTTAATCATTATGGAACGGACCAAAATATTGAGATCAAAGGCTGTCGTTTTGAAGAAAATGTTGTAGACAATGGTTCTCAAGGCGGAGCAAATGGTGGACTTGGGGCGGCCATTTTTGCTTATGGTAATAATAATATTTTAATCAATAAAAGTAAGTTTATAAATAATAAAATAGGGCCTTTTACCCAATATGCCGGAGCCTATAAAGGAACAGCAATTGCGGTGAGAAATGGCTCCAGTGTTACTTTGGTTAATAGTCTCGTTTATTCAGATCAGATTTATATTCCTTTTTATAATAATGCTTCTTCCCTCAGTTTTATTAATTCCACGGTCTATAATCCAGATGGCGGGACAATTCTGGCAACTGTAAATCCAATTCTTAATTTGATACAAAACTCTATTTTTTGGATGGGTGGCAATTCTGTCAATACAATTGATGGTGCTGGGGCAACTGTAACAGCGAACAATTCAATTATTCTCCCAAAGTATAATGTGACTTTGAACGGTTCTAATAATTATACAACTGATCCTTTGTTCAAAGATATTGCCGGAAAAGATTTCACATTGCAAACTTCTAGCAGCGGAATTAACCATGGAAATAATTCTTTCTACGATGCTTCAAAATATGGTAATTACGACCTTTCAGATAAAAGCAGAATCGAAGAAACAACGATTGATATTGGCGCTTTTGAATTGCAGCCGACTTTATCAATTTCGGATATTAATGAAGGTAAAAGTATCACTATCTACCCAAATCCTGTAAAGGACATTCTGAACTTGAAAACTCAGGAAAAAATATTGAAAGTGGAAATTATATCACTGGAAGGGAAAAAAATAATATCAAAAAATATGACTGGCGAAATGAATGTAGATCTGAAGTCATTATCAAAGGGGATTTATCTAATTCAAATTTATACTGCTAAAGATATTGAGAGTTTCAAATTCATTAAAGAATAA
- a CDS encoding DUF4268 domain-containing protein: MFSKQEAQKLKTEFWTAFGKAFPRKWLLYDTKIKDFSFKFYADNKKAEVSIDIEMKDELFRNAYYEKIWSLESILEDEIGEFTKDEFYVLDNGKVISRIWVEKTGVSIFNKQTWPDIFEFFVEKMDAFERLFYEYEDFIKDI; encoded by the coding sequence GTGTTTTCCAAACAAGAAGCTCAAAAATTGAAAACAGAATTCTGGACGGCTTTCGGGAAAGCTTTTCCGAGAAAATGGCTGTTGTATGATACCAAAATCAAAGATTTTTCTTTCAAATTTTACGCAGATAATAAAAAAGCTGAGGTTTCGATTGATATCGAGATGAAGGATGAACTGTTCCGTAATGCTTATTACGAGAAGATTTGGTCTCTGGAATCCATATTAGAAGATGAGATTGGAGAATTTACAAAAGATGAGTTTTATGTTTTGGATAATGGAAAAGTCATCAGCAGAATTTGGGTGGAGAAAACTGGAGTCAGTATTTTCAATAAGCAAACGTGGCCAGATATTTTCGAATTCTTTGTAGAAAAAATGGACGCCTTCGAACGTTTGTTTTATGAATATGAGGATTTCATCAAAGATATTTAA
- a CDS encoding sensor histidine kinase, with product MERSLDNKIKNSDYSTALELINQNRERFKDSEKVNLDVLKVKILTELGLYDEAFKLSQNLINYKLTPEQQLKIHIERELIFEINNDEKASKIEIDKAEQIIKNHPELKPKNYTHFLIRKSSYYRVNGHREIAFEIANEAKKYAISVNDESNLPDVELILGLGNRNNPEKRLAHFQRALYLYKRLHHNEAINSMYNNISFLYFSKRDYKMADVYIDSAIANSKNSRVLNYRADIFQLKSEIMEKQNQSDSALHYYKLASDLYNQFRNQQRDLKVKELGIQFNFQKEKTEKEQLQKNIAGTRKLNITLFISVFVLAFLLWLILKNKKKIEVQKQEISDNNLALKNNLEQKQFLVQELNHRVKNNLAVILSLIDFQKDQADSSEYKNRFEDLRQRIKTIMIAHELYSYSVNHNDNALIEVESYTNRIFETHQNSSQRVIDYKIDIENITLKVDKALPFGLILNELITNSIKHAKTESLILNLKLNLIDDKIELSYSDNGTDFDFENKKDSLGLLIIEGMVKQLKGNYIRDNANYKITFLND from the coding sequence TTGGAAAGAAGTCTTGATAATAAGATTAAGAATTCAGATTATTCAACTGCTTTAGAATTGATTAATCAAAATAGAGAACGTTTTAAAGATTCTGAAAAAGTAAATTTGGACGTTTTAAAAGTGAAAATTCTAACAGAATTGGGACTCTATGATGAAGCTTTCAAACTGTCTCAAAATCTCATTAATTATAAATTAACGCCTGAACAGCAACTCAAAATCCATATCGAAAGAGAATTGATTTTTGAAATTAATAATGATGAAAAAGCCTCCAAAATCGAAATTGATAAAGCGGAACAGATAATCAAAAATCATCCCGAACTTAAACCTAAAAATTATACTCATTTTCTTATCAGGAAATCATCTTATTACAGGGTGAATGGTCATCGGGAAATTGCATTTGAAATAGCTAACGAGGCTAAAAAATATGCGATATCAGTCAATGATGAATCAAATCTTCCTGATGTAGAACTGATTCTCGGGTTGGGAAATCGGAACAATCCTGAGAAAAGATTAGCACATTTTCAGCGTGCACTTTATTTGTACAAAAGACTTCATCACAACGAGGCGATTAATTCTATGTATAATAATATTTCGTTTTTATATTTCTCAAAGCGGGATTATAAAATGGCTGATGTTTACATAGATTCTGCAATTGCTAATTCCAAAAATTCAAGAGTTTTAAATTACAGAGCGGATATTTTTCAATTGAAAAGTGAAATTATGGAAAAGCAAAATCAATCTGATTCCGCTTTACATTACTATAAACTTGCTTCAGACTTGTACAATCAGTTCCGTAATCAGCAAAGAGATCTTAAAGTTAAAGAACTGGGAATTCAATTTAATTTTCAGAAGGAAAAAACAGAGAAAGAACAACTACAAAAGAACATTGCAGGCACTCGAAAGCTTAATATCACATTATTTATTTCTGTTTTCGTTTTAGCGTTTTTACTTTGGTTGATTCTTAAAAATAAAAAGAAAATAGAAGTTCAAAAACAAGAAATTTCCGATAATAATCTTGCTTTGAAAAACAATCTTGAGCAAAAACAATTCTTGGTTCAGGAACTTAATCATCGTGTCAAAAATAATCTGGCTGTGATTCTCAGTCTGATAGATTTTCAGAAAGACCAAGCTGATAGTTCTGAGTATAAAAACAGATTCGAAGACTTGCGTCAACGGATAAAAACGATAATGATTGCGCACGAACTGTATTCTTACAGTGTGAATCATAATGATAATGCACTTATCGAGGTCGAAAGTTATACGAACAGGATTTTCGAAACGCATCAAAACAGTTCACAAAGAGTTATTGATTATAAAATTGATATCGAAAATATCACTCTGAAAGTAGACAAAGCATTACCATTTGGTTTGATTCTTAATGAATTGATTACTAATTCTATAAAGCACGCAAAAACAGAGTCGTTAATATTAAATTTAAAATTAAATTTGATTGATGATAAGATAGAATTGTCATATTCGGATAACGGAACCGATTTCGATTTTGAAAATAAGAAAGATTCGCTCGGACTTTTGATTATCGAAGGAATGGTAAAGCAGCTGAAAGGGAATTACATAAGAGATAATGCTAATTACAAAATCACATTTCTCAATGACTGA
- a CDS encoding APC family permease, protein MANIWIKKPMEAYEADIKKSQLKRVLGKWSLTAIGIGAIIGGGIFVLTGTGAYYNAGPALALSFVIAGIACVFAALCYAEFASILPVEGSAYAYAYGTVGEIFAWIIGWGLILEYAMGSMTVAVSWSGYFGKLLKMFGLHLPAWLTTDPQTYLAAGNSGFSMNLPAFLIVWVVIGILLRGTKGAAKANNFIVVMKVSAIIFVIVAGVFFINPENWSPFIPAATTITENGVSHSAYGYAGVVAGASAIFFAYVGFDAVSTQAGEAIDPKKDVPFAIIASLVICTLLYILVSLVLTGMMHYTDFNPLGKYPDAIKAPVAYAFDIAGQAWAGYIITIAATVGLISVLMVMIMGQSRIFLGMSKDGLIPKTFSKVNPITGVPSKNLIILGGVISVIASFTPINDLAHMTSFGTLFAFTMVCVAVWVLRVKEPNLQRNFRVPALPVIAVLGIAINIYLIINLSKEAQMYSLGWLVIGFFIYFLYSKRNSKLQNGGFGETFKAEQEPLEDVDIDIDNKH, encoded by the coding sequence ATGGCAAACATTTGGATTAAGAAGCCAATGGAAGCGTATGAAGCAGACATTAAAAAAAGTCAGCTGAAGCGTGTATTGGGAAAATGGAGTTTAACAGCTATTGGGATTGGTGCCATCATTGGAGGTGGTATTTTTGTTTTAACAGGTACAGGTGCTTACTATAATGCCGGTCCTGCTTTAGCACTTTCTTTTGTCATCGCTGGGATAGCCTGTGTTTTTGCGGCATTGTGTTACGCAGAATTTGCATCCATACTTCCGGTAGAAGGTTCAGCTTACGCTTATGCTTACGGAACGGTAGGAGAGATTTTCGCTTGGATTATCGGCTGGGGACTGATTCTGGAATATGCAATGGGCTCTATGACAGTAGCTGTTTCATGGTCCGGATACTTTGGAAAATTACTGAAGATGTTTGGGCTGCATTTACCGGCTTGGTTAACAACAGACCCACAAACATATCTTGCTGCAGGTAATTCTGGATTTTCTATGAACCTACCTGCATTTTTAATTGTATGGGTAGTGATTGGGATTCTTTTAAGAGGAACAAAGGGTGCTGCAAAAGCCAATAACTTCATTGTTGTGATGAAAGTTTCAGCCATTATTTTCGTAATTGTTGCCGGAGTATTTTTTATCAATCCAGAAAACTGGTCACCATTTATTCCTGCTGCAACTACAATTACAGAAAACGGCGTTTCACATTCAGCTTATGGTTATGCGGGAGTTGTTGCCGGTGCATCTGCTATTTTCTTTGCTTATGTAGGATTCGATGCCGTTTCCACACAGGCGGGAGAAGCGATTGACCCTAAAAAAGACGTTCCATTTGCAATCATTGCATCTTTGGTGATTTGTACATTATTATACATTTTGGTATCATTGGTTTTAACGGGAATGATGCATTATACAGACTTCAATCCATTGGGTAAATATCCGGATGCAATCAAAGCGCCTGTTGCTTACGCATTTGATATTGCTGGACAAGCTTGGGCTGGATATATCATTACAATTGCAGCAACAGTTGGTTTGATTTCCGTATTAATGGTAATGATTATGGGACAATCCAGAATCTTCTTAGGAATGTCAAAAGACGGATTAATTCCAAAAACCTTCTCAAAAGTAAATCCAATCACAGGTGTTCCTTCTAAAAACTTGATTATTTTAGGTGGTGTGATTTCAGTAATTGCTTCATTTACACCAATCAATGATTTGGCACATATGACCAGTTTTGGAACCTTGTTTGCGTTCACAATGGTATGTGTTGCAGTTTGGGTTTTGAGAGTTAAAGAACCGAATCTACAAAGAAACTTCAGGGTGCCAGCTTTGCCGGTTATTGCAGTTTTAGGAATTGCCATCAACATCTATTTGATTATCAACCTGAGCAAAGAAGCGCAAATGTACTCTTTGGGTTGGTTGGTTATCGGATTCTTTATCTATTTCTTGTACAGTAAGAGAAATTCAAAACTTCAGAACGGAGGCTTTGGAGAGACATTTAAGGCAGAACAAGAACCCTTGGAAGATGTTGATATCGACATCGACAACAAACACTAA
- a CDS encoding WD40/YVTN/BNR-like repeat-containing protein, producing MKKLVLFSLTMISSFLLSQKFTVDTLLTDKISIRAIQLWDGKVWYAGTDSKFGFVNLKDKADKKQILLSDKKLQFRTLAQDKADFYTINIESPAYFFKIDKKTLKSETFHTDSAKTAFYDSFVIQSKNLGIAISDPNEDGFPRYFNFNNNKNYELLNYPKYDKGEAHFAASNTNIAMNKGVVWIATGGTKARIFRFSWNYPLHWEVFDTPFVQGTSSKGIYSIDFYSETNGIAVGGDYTKQSENINNIATTNDGGQTWQIQASGQNAGYMTCVKFRPKTNGKEIVAVGDQHISFSSDYGKTWTKISDEKNLYACEWLDKNILILAGKDKIIRLNFD from the coding sequence ATGAAAAAACTAGTACTATTTTCACTGACGATGATTTCGTCATTTCTACTATCTCAGAAATTCACAGTCGATACTTTATTGACCGATAAAATCAGCATCAGAGCCATTCAACTCTGGGACGGAAAAGTTTGGTACGCAGGTACGGATTCTAAATTTGGATTTGTGAATTTGAAAGATAAAGCGGATAAGAAACAAATATTGCTTTCTGATAAAAAGTTACAGTTTCGAACTTTAGCACAAGATAAAGCTGACTTTTATACAATTAATATTGAAAGTCCAGCTTATTTTTTTAAGATTGATAAGAAAACTTTAAAGTCAGAAACTTTTCATACTGATTCTGCAAAAACAGCTTTTTACGATTCATTTGTTATTCAATCGAAGAATTTAGGAATTGCTATAAGTGATCCTAATGAAGATGGTTTTCCGAGATACTTCAATTTTAATAATAACAAAAATTATGAACTTTTGAATTATCCAAAATATGATAAAGGTGAAGCTCATTTTGCAGCCAGTAATACTAATATTGCTATGAATAAAGGTGTGGTATGGATTGCAACTGGCGGAACGAAAGCTAGAATTTTTAGATTTAGCTGGAATTATCCTTTACATTGGGAAGTTTTTGATACACCATTTGTTCAAGGAACTTCTTCTAAAGGAATCTATTCTATTGATTTTTATAGTGAAACTAATGGAATTGCAGTAGGCGGAGATTACACCAAACAATCCGAGAATATCAATAATATCGCAACGACAAACGATGGTGGACAAACTTGGCAAATCCAAGCCAGTGGACAAAATGCAGGCTACATGACTTGCGTTAAATTCCGTCCAAAAACAAATGGGAAAGAAATCGTTGCGGTCGGAGACCAACACATTAGTTTCTCATCAGATTATGGAAAGACCTGGACAAAAATTTCAGACGAAAAAAATCTTTACGCCTGCGAATGGCTCGATAAAAATATATTAATTTTAGCTGGAAAAGATAAAATTATAAGACTGAATTTCGATTAG
- a CDS encoding NAD(P)H-dependent flavin oxidoreductase, with product MNRISQLFGTKYPIVQGGMIWHSGWRLASAVSNNGGLGLIGSASMYPDILRENIRKCKAATDKPFGVNVALLYPNLEEIINIILEEGVKIVFTSAGNPKTYTETLKKEGIKVAHVVSSVKFAVKCQEAGVDAVVAEGFEAGGHNGRDETTTLCLIPNVRKHIDIPLIAAGGIGLGSQMRAAMTLGADGVQIGSRFAATVEASSHDNFKNKIVELKEGDTQLTLKELAPVRLIKNKFFHDLENLYETGRNIEALKETLGRARAKRGMFEGDLVEGELEIGQVSALIDEILPVEKVFENLIKEFNEAKVDLTL from the coding sequence ATGAATAGAATCTCGCAGCTTTTCGGTACAAAGTATCCAATCGTTCAAGGTGGAATGATTTGGCATTCCGGATGGCGATTGGCTTCGGCGGTTTCTAATAATGGCGGATTAGGATTGATTGGTTCAGCGAGTATGTATCCCGACATTCTGAGAGAAAATATCAGAAAATGTAAAGCTGCAACAGACAAACCTTTCGGAGTGAATGTCGCTTTGCTTTACCCAAATCTTGAAGAAATCATCAATATCATTTTGGAAGAAGGCGTAAAAATCGTTTTTACATCGGCTGGCAATCCGAAAACTTATACCGAGACTTTGAAAAAAGAAGGTATCAAAGTCGCTCACGTTGTGTCGAGTGTGAAATTTGCTGTAAAATGTCAGGAAGCTGGCGTAGATGCAGTTGTAGCAGAAGGTTTTGAAGCCGGCGGACATAACGGACGAGATGAAACGACAACACTTTGTTTGATCCCGAATGTCAGGAAGCATATCGACATTCCTTTGATTGCTGCGGGAGGAATTGGTTTGGGAAGTCAGATGCGTGCTGCGATGACCTTAGGTGCAGACGGTGTTCAGATTGGTTCTCGTTTTGCAGCAACAGTTGAAGCCAGTTCTCACGACAATTTCAAAAATAAAATTGTTGAACTGAAAGAAGGCGATACGCAATTGACATTAAAGGAATTAGCACCGGTTAGATTAATTAAAAATAAATTCTTTCACGACTTAGAAAATCTTTACGAAACGGGTAGAAATATTGAAGCTCTGAAAGAAACGCTCGGAAGAGCCCGTGCAAAACGCGGAATGTTTGAGGGCGATTTGGTAGAAGGCGAACTGGAAATCGGACAAGTTTCTGCTTTGATAGACGAAATTCTTCCAGTTGAAAAAGTCTTCGAAAACTTAATTAAGGAATTCAATGAAGCAAAAGTTGATTTGACTTTGTAA